The DNA region TCAGATCAAGGATGGTGAAAATATTATTGGTAACCGTACCAAAGTGAAGATTGTTAAAAACAAGATTGCGCCGCCGTTTCGTATTGCTGAATTCGATATCATGTACAACGAAGGAATTTCTAAGACCGGTGATGTGCTTGATCTTGCCGTTAACCATGGCGTCGTAGGTAAATCTGGCGCATGGTTTGACTACAACGATGGTAAGATTGGTCAAGGCCGCGAAGCTACCAAGAAGTACCTGAAGGAAAACCCTGAGGTATTGGCGGAAATTGACACCAAGGTCCGCGAAAAAGTCTCTACAGAAGAGGATGACTAACACTGAGAACATCGTCTTGAAGCAGCTGAGCCGCGAATACGCAGAAGAAAATGCCGAGCGTTTGGCTGTAATAGCGAGTGAAATTCCCGGCACGAGCTGGACATCCGAAATGGTGATGGCCGAGGAAGTACCGGGCGAATCAAAACAGGTGCCGCTACTGGGTAAGTGGCGACACTCTCTTGTAATGGAGGAATCGGAAGTTCCTATCGCGCTCGCAATTGGGTATGAAGTTCGAAATAAAGACGAAATAAGCCAAGCGCTTCACTTAGGCGCATTAGCTTGTGACAGGGCATATAAAGGAAGGAAATTGGGCGAACACTTGCTGGCGCGTTTTTTAAAAAATGCGATCGAACGAGGCTATGTTGCGCTAAGCGACACGACAATGACCTTTAGTTTACAGACGGGTGCTGATCCTGAGAATGTTTCTGTGCGGCACCTTTATGAGAAGTATGGGTTTGTTGCTGACCATGAAATAGTGAAGCCTGACGGTGTTAAGAACGTTGTTATGATTGCGCGCCAAGATGATGTCGAACGAGCCGTGACGAGCAATAAAGATCTTGTCTAACGCGTTTCCTAAGGTTTTTAGGCAATACACTAGATATAATAGAAAATATGAAGATAACGGCTATATCGGCCCAGGTGAAAGATAAGAACAGGGTAAACATCATGGTTGATGGTGTGTATCGTTTTAGTCTCGATATTTTTCAGGTTGGTGAGCTTGGTATCCGGGTAGGAAAAGAATACACCGATGAGGAGCTTAGCGCGCTTGAAACAGAAAGTATTTTTGGCAAACTGTATTCCAGGACGCTGCAATTTTGTATGATGCGGCTTCATTCGGCAAAAGAAATACAAGATTACCTTTGGAAAAAAACGCGAGATACACGGACGAAAACTGGTGAAGTCCGAAAAGGAGTCTCGGCAGAAGTAACCTCACGGGTATTTGCAAGGCTTACCGAGAAAGGGTATGTCAATGACGAGTTATTTGCGCGGCATTGGGTAGAAAATCGGCATATGTCAAAAGGTGCGAGTGCCAGAAAACTCATCGCGGAATTACGATCAAAAGGTATCGAGCAGTCGATTATTGAAAAAGTGATGCGGGAGACAACGCGCGACGACAGTGATGAGCTTATGAAGATGATAGCTAAAAAACGTCAAAAATATACCGATGAGCAGAAGCTTATCCAGTATCTTGCTCGTCAAGGATTTGCATTTGATGATATTAAAGCAGCACTTGCCGATATCTAATTTTTATCGGTGTGCTCCGCTTGCGGGTTTTTGCGAAAAGGGTTAACATACGTTCGCTGAAGGTTTTCTAAAACAGGTTCTGGGATCTCAGCATGGGACTTAACAATGATTTCTTTGTCATTGATTTCAGTGATTTGAGAGCGGTGGATAAGCAAATGTGTATCACCAAGACTTTTGAGAAGCGGCCGTTTAACATTAAGCTGCTGGATAATGAAATTGCCTGTTTCAATAGTATAACCATCTACTTTACCAAGCTTGTGATGTTTCTCGTCTCGTACGGGCATGCCGCTAAGGAAGAAGTGGAGATTGTAGATCTCGTTTAATTTCAGAATATCTTCCGGAGAAACAAATTCGTCGCTTGAATCAACGATGACACCGATATCACTGAATTCACGGACATCTGCAATTCGAAGTAAAGAAGGTTTGCGGTCTAAAAGGGGGCCCTCGAGCTCGTACGCAATAATGGCAAGGTTGTTCGGGTTAATAACAGGAGCGCCGATTCGTGCGAGTTCTGTGCCGGTCTGAAGCCCCATGACGGGAGCGTTGTTGAGTCGGGAGCCAGAGATTAGCATAACCTTAGTATAGCTGCTTTTGAGATGCTACTCAACAAACGGATTCGTCCTTCCTTTGGAGAGATCGAGCCCACCACCCGCTTGATCTCGGGTTTTTAGTTCCTCGATACGCTTAATAGTAGCTTGATCGAATTCACCACTGGTTTGTCCAGAGGTAGAGTCACTCGTATCGCTTGAGCGAATCACAATTGTATTAAGAACGAAGACGCTTACGGCAAGCCCGCCTAGTACCACTACAACAAACAAGATGACATGGTAGCGGTGCATGAACACGAAGAATGATTTTTTTATTGCTTCTGGTGAAATTGAAAGGTCAATGTTTTTCATAAGCTACCGTACAAATACCTCTATTGTTAATGCGTCACTG from Candidatus Saccharimonadales bacterium includes:
- a CDS encoding GNAT family N-acetyltransferase; this translates as MTNTENIVLKQLSREYAEENAERLAVIASEIPGTSWTSEMVMAEEVPGESKQVPLLGKWRHSLVMEESEVPIALAIGYEVRNKDEISQALHLGALACDRAYKGRKLGEHLLARFLKNAIERGYVALSDTTMTFSLQTGADPENVSVRHLYEKYGFVADHEIVKPDGVKNVVMIARQDDVERAVTSNKDLV
- a CDS encoding RecX family transcriptional regulator gives rise to the protein MKITAISAQVKDKNRVNIMVDGVYRFSLDIFQVGELGIRVGKEYTDEELSALETESIFGKLYSRTLQFCMMRLHSAKEIQDYLWKKTRDTRTKTGEVRKGVSAEVTSRVFARLTEKGYVNDELFARHWVENRHMSKGASARKLIAELRSKGIEQSIIEKVMRETTRDDSDELMKMIAKKRQKYTDEQKLIQYLARQGFAFDDIKAALADI